The nucleotide sequence aatataatctCGAGTTAATAACTAAAGTTATCGAGTCTTATGAGAATTTTGTTAAAGATGTTCGAGATTTAaaggtatatatataaatatatatatatatatatgaagctAGCAAACCTAGTAATACTGGAGAAAGCATGCATGTCACTAAAACAAGAAGCCACTTGTCtgattgaaaaaaagaaaatctaactTTTAACATTCAAGATTAGGTAAATGTACGTATACTAAGATacaatatcaaaaagaaaaaagtgacgAATAGCTAATTCTTTACACCAAAAAACAAGTAATActagtatataaatatacatgtatatatctatatagtcataatatgataaaaaaaatattgcacAATAAAATTTACCGAGGGAGAGAAACTCTGACATAACGCGAAGCAAAGGTGGAATGGACGGAGAGATCAAACTCCGAGGCGGCCTTAGATAGAACCATGGTAGCGATGCACGGTGGAGGACGGAggcgagagaaagagagagagtgtttttttttttttttttttttttttttttttagaaggaGCAAAATGGAGAGAATTAATTTCTTAAATGATAGTTAAGAAGTTGTcatttataaacaaaaaaataaagataatggAAAGGATATGCATATTTATaggaatttattattatttttaaagggGTAGAGAGACTTTAGTAAAATAGTGAAGAATGGTGTAGCAATTTACTAGTGAAGTAGCATGAGATTCTCTCTAcatgtatttattttggtttattatttaagttaaaaaatttatttgctttaaaaaaaaaaaaaacttgtaccttctttttctttctctatgaTTTTAAATAGTTCCATATACATAATTTAggtcaataaattatttttattcaaaatttatatttattttcctagtaataaaatatttaattgtatATACCTTTTTCCTCTTATGAACAGTGGTGTGGTGCTTCGATACCCGTTAAATTCAACGCAAATTAAGTATAATTATCTGAGAAATATATAAAATTGGTATAAGAGTCATCAAAAGTAcccaaaaaattaagaatatagtcAGATGCTTTGATTCCGAGTGAAACCTTAAAACTTTGGACGTCAATATGTGTTCGAACCTCACAGGCGAACCTTTAAACCTTAAAGAGCTATTTAACTATATTTCTAGGGTTGTATAATCGATTTTCTCACAATAAGGTGATTTTTAAAAGTCGACAcgttcttcaaatttttttaccATGAAATAATTTACGCATTTCTCTGATTTCACAAGGCGTTTATTAACTTCTATCGACTTAATACTgctataatatttttctctttgcTTAATTTGAACCCTAACCTtcgtaatttatatatatttttgtattatttttatctatCTTCTGATAAAAGAGCTATTTAACTATATTTCTAGAGTTGTATAATCGATTTTCTCACAATATAGTGATTTTAAAAGTCAACAcgttcttcaaatttttttaccATGAAATAATTTATGTCGTGCGCTAATTTAACAACGTATTTATTAACTTTCATCGAGTTAATACTACTAATAAtatttcaatctttgcttaatgTAAATCCTAATGtccataatatatattttaattaagtgCTGGACCACTCACTTGAATACTCTTAACACGTTCTTCATAATGcttttgaaaaatatacaattaaataaattaaatttatctaGTTTGGTCCAATAACTTGCTTGAACAATTTTATATACTGACTTTCATTATTACCAACCATTTTAAATTTTGACATTACCTATTCAAACGTTTAAATTAATTACAACCACGTAGAGGcatgtaaaaataattataattaatcaaGTACTAGAAGCAATTGATCCAACCAATGAAAATTAATATTGGACTTTTATTGGTAGGAAGCTTCGTAATTTAACGTAAATTAGTAGTTCTCTACTCATTATTAAAAAACAGAGAGTATTTTTACTAACTTGCCATTAATaaatactttcatcaaaaatgtaattttttagtactgtattttcttaattttgtaaaattttctttatttaaagaaGGATAAAACTAGAAGAACATAATTAATATATTTGTAATTATCTATAACAATATTTatttaagaacaaaataaaaaatgttaaacAACCAATTATTTAGAAACGAAGGAAATAAAAGTCAACTTAAGTTCTTTATGATTTGGAGTACCAAACGAAAATAGTAATTAGTTTGAACGATTCATGATAAATGAAATAATGTATAGACACGCAACTTTGTTATTACATATATGTCATGTTAAGGTcgagtcaaaatattttattttccacAGAATATTCTTCAATTAATTATTAGATACATTATAATCCAACTACTAATCACTCAACAAGATAATGCAGACTTATTCTCGAAAGTTTTTGGCAGTTGaagttaaaagttttaaaaatttaataccACTAACCTAATGAGAAGTTTGATTTCTCGTATCATCattcaattaataataattataatcataaaaaattatttagtttattgaagaaaatcaaaatcaacaaaaaagaaatttttcaaTAATAACTTAATTGAGTAACCATCTGAGAAATCGACTTATATTTATATACCGTGTAAACTAACTTGGGATCTCCATTAATCTTGAGCTAATTTTTctaatgattttgaaatattaaagataaaaaggcttgcaTCCGGAGTATTGTTTAATAAGAAGTTGTCACCAAAATTTAAAGGTAAGTTTGATAAAGTAGTGGTTTGACCAAATATGTTGTATGCAATGGTGTATCGATCAGCCAAGAACTCTCAGGTTCAGAAGAGGAAAATTGCAGTGGATGTATGGacatactaggaaagataggattagaaataaaaatattcagGACAAGGTAGGAATGacctcggtggaggacaagatgcgggaatgAGACTGAGATGGTTCGGGCGTGTGAAGAAAAGATGCACAAATGTCCCAGTGcgaaggtgtgagaggttgactaTGGATGATTGAAAAAGAGGTACAGATggaccaaagaaatattagagaaaGATGATTAAATAAGACATGAGCAATTATAGCTTACTGAAGATATGATTTTAGATAAGAGGTTGTGGAGAACATGTATTAGAGTAGAAGGTTCGTAGATAGTTGTCTTGCTTATCCTTCCCTTCTGGAAGTCGTAGCACTTCTTGTCCTTCAATCTCTActatactattttttttctcttgtatTTTGATAATcgcaatattttaatattttgtaatcAGTGTTTCGTTTCTATAGAATGCTTCGCAGAGTATTTTGCCATGATTTCTTcacttttgttattttcttttttatttgtttttatgtgCTTTACCTTGAACCGAGAGTCTACATACCGAAAATAACTTCTTTGCCTCCCAAAATAGGTATAAGGTATAtctacactctaccctcctcataCCTCACTCGAGGTAATatactgaatatgttattgttaAAGGTgaacttaaaatttttaactgAGTACTTTATTCGTTCTAATATATGTGACACAATTATAAAAATTTCTATgcataatttttcttcaaatgaAAAGTACTTAGATTTAGACgaaattgcaatttttttttaatttgaactccCAAGGAAATCCACAACCTTTGTCCGGGTGAGCACTCCGTGATGAATACTTTGTCGTAATCTGCTCATTGTGCAATATATCGCAAATCACACAAGAAATGTACACTGTACTAGGCAAGATCCATACAATGAGCTCATTACTGAGCGACAAAAGGAAATTGAATTCGATCTCAGATCTCCCACAGAGGAGACCCACCTCCCAATCACTCAACCACACACCTTTCGGCAAAAATTTGCAATGATGCACCAGCTATTTGTGAATAAAAAGTAGAAAACAAAAGCGAAAATGGCATTTTCCAAGGATTATAGTTGGGTCTTATTGATTGCATACTTTCATCAAAAGTCATGCATTAAGGATAATTCAATCAATTCACACTAGATAGTTGTACAAAGATTGTTTAGGTTCATAAGTATAGCGTGATGTGACACCACTTAAGGATGTGAGTCTGCTTCTCTCGTAATCAAAGGTTTTAGATTCAAACTTTGAGTATAGAAAAATCCTTCATAGGGAGCGATTGTCTCAAATGAAACCTATGTGGCGTAAATTCAAATTAATCGAATCTAATAAGGATAAACGGACACTGAACCCCATATATTCAGCTTAAGCCCTGTACGTGCTTAAAGCATGCTAAGAAATAAGACATAGACCTAATACATTTCAAACCCAATATATTAAATGGGAGTGATAGAATTTCGAATTTGaactcataaaattcaaattttagctcCGCTTTTCCAAAGACAATCTCAAGAGAGAGGggtgtttttcttttctttttttgtgggggccaaaaaagaagaaaatcttgaaaatatagtGACATGATTCAAGAACAAAATTGAAGTAACTTGTTTAAGAAAGATATCAACTCATTGATTATGAATTCTACACATTAATTTTCCGTGAAGAAACAAACAAACTATAGAAAAAAATGAACTGCAaccaaaaattcatttattttccttaatgTGACAATCCTCCATATACTGCAAACAAAAATTACTCTTTGCTTCTGTTGAAACATACTATGTTGTTTAACACCAGCAACTCTCCTATATGTCCGCAGGACCATTGACATCCTGGAAATCATTGTAATACACTTAGTAAGCGTTTGGACTTGAATCGAgcgatattttttttaaaaaaagtagtaATTGACGTTAAGTTGAAAAAGGATATCTGGATGTTGAAGTTTTGTTTGGACCTATACATCTCCTTAACCCGAAATGGCTTGGGAGAGGAAAGGTTCCTTTTTATAGTCCGGTGGAGATGGGGAGGGGCCCGTAAGCTCAGAGGACTAGCGCACGTGGCTATGAACCACAGTGTCGAGGATTTGAATCCCTCTTCACCCACAACTGGCCTCAAAAGGGAAGGggattttttcttttaacttgaaaaaatGGTATTTGGACACACTAAGTTTGGAGTGAAAAATTGACACAATGTATAACTCGATTGAAAGCAATATCAACTAAATCGAAAAGCTTGCGTGCATTTAGAGCCATGGAATTACCTTATTTGCAATGACAGCTCCATCTGGAATTTCTAACTTCTCTCCGGATTTAGCATTGATAGTCACGTTCCCCTAAAAGGTAtgaaaacagaaaagaaaattagaaacGATTAAATCAAAATGAAAATGCCATGAACTAACGGATCTGAACATCGTCTAAGAACACGTAAGGTCAAGGTAGATGGAAACAAACTTTATCAATTACCTTCAGAGTAATGCCAGCTCCAAAATATACATCACCAGTAACCTTCAAGCTATCCAGCTCAATAATGCTGGGAATCGAATTAAAACGACTTAAGAAGCTAGCAACCTGAAAAGATAAGTAGACTAATTAGCTTGCATTCAACAAAAGATCGATGAATCTACCAAGTTAAATCTAATTTTAGGAAGTAATCTCAACCTTCTTGAATTCAGGCCCCAACTCAATAGAAGGGTTAGAAGGATTAGCCCTGGCTGGATTGCGAATGACATAGCCATCATCAGTCAAGGTGTAAAGATCAGACTGTAAAAATTACACAGGTGAGTTAACATACTAAAGAACATTCATTAAAAGGGCAAGAATTTTGTTAATCGTGACAAACACAGAAATGAACCTGGACAAGAAGTAGATCTGAAGATGCTTTCACTGGAAGGAAACGAGATCGAGGAACATTAGCTCCAATAGCCCGATCAAAGAACTggtaaaaaaaagaaggaaggTAATGCTTAGCCTAAATTCATCAGAAAGAGGAATCAGCATGACATAAATATCAAGAAAGGGATGGCATTAGTGACTTAAAGGCATAAGGTTAAGGTTTCAGTACCCTAATGGCAGCACCAGCAGCAGTTTCAAGTTGAAGAACCTTAGTCCCGTCTACTTCCTGCAAATGAAATTAGCCACATCGTGATTACCAAGTAAGGAAATATTGAACTTCAGCCTCAACCAGCAGAAAGTGATACCTTGGGGTTTGGAATTATCTCCATCTTGAGTGCATCAGCTTCTACAAGTCTCTTAACAGCTTTTAGATTCACCCACCTGTTTGTACAGTCAAGGGGGTTCAATCAGTGCACGTTACAAAGGAAAAGGAAGTAAAAGCATAAAGCTTAGAGTAGGCCAAAAACTCGTCTCAACTTACAAGTTGTTGGTGTTAAAAATCTTGAACTTTTCTATTGACTTAAATTCATTGACCTGTATCAAACAAGTTTCTTATACATCAGATGTGCCACCTCCGAGATGGAATAGAAAGAATCATGTACACAGTATGTTTTAAAGGAAACCCGGAATTGGATACGACTACAAGAAAAATGTGCACTCAGACTAATCTTTGTTTGAATAATAGCAGCAAATACTAACCTAGGAACATTGAGCAGCTCACAACTTCAGCATTTACATATAAAATACATGCAACAGAATACGCTATTTCATTTGAAAGAAACAACTTGATGGAAAGGTATTACAGAGGAAACTGGATTGTTCAGGTAACTTGAGCTTTCCAATTAGATAACTTGAGTGAAAAGCATGTTTTAAAACATCCGGCAATATTCATGTGCATTCATAACAGTTACTTGTGAAAAATAAGGCTATAGAAGAAATAGAAGAGGCATGACTCACATGTTGATCAGGAACTTGAGCTATTTCCAAAAGCTGCACCACCACAAAAAACAGAAGATAAGACAGTCGTGTGGAAGCAACTCATAAATTGATAGCTTTAATGTAGCAAAACAGTTACCCTAAGCTCTCACAGAAAAAATAGAACCAAAAAAGACTGACATCACACTTGAAGTATGAGCTTATCTAGGTGCAACTCAAACTGATATGTGTTCATCTGCTATTGCTAGCTACGTGTCAAGACTAAATTAGACTGAATTCTGGATAGAGGTGGAAAAATGAGCAAATAGGTGCTAGCAGGTGTGGAAACAGCCAAGACCAGGACTCGAATCTgttaaattttcttctattttctcccGGACCGACTTGTTTTTTCAGATTAAAATCCTTCCAAAGGGAAAATGAAGCATGTCCAAATATCTTCCGTTAGGTTCCTGTTGCTAGCAGCCTGTAGTATTCCAGGTTCCCTGGCAATACTCCAGCAACAAGGGAGGCAATACTATAGCAAAAAACATCCACATCTACAACTTTTTATGGGAAAGGAACATATGACTACGCCAGCAACTACTTATGAGCCTTGAGAAAAAAAGCTAAACCATGCGGTAGACCACATACTTGTACTTTTCCGTCGTATGAAATTAGGGTGCCACCTTTGACATCAGCTAATGTTTTTGGTGTCACCTGCAATAGTTGTCAAGATTTAATACTACAGAAACTAGAAACAGTTGTTACCTACCAAAACACAGCCTTGAAAGGCATTACAGTCATTACCTCCATGCAGTACTCGTTATTGTTCTGGACCAAATGATTTAGGATTTCTGAAATGTCGAGTAAAGGAAACTAAATTGCACTTTGCGGTGATTGAGAAAAAATTATCACTATTGGAAGCATTTTATGATTGAGATATTAATAAATGAACTCAGGCTCTCAAACACATTGAACAATCATAGCAAGGATACTCAAATCAACCACAGCGCCCAAGTTATCTGAATTGGCAACAAAGACATATTCCTTTCCCTGTTTcagattgaaaaagaaaattagcCATTGTTATACAAACAGAAAATATAGAAAAGACCAGCCCAATGCAAAGAAGCAGTAGCATGAAGAGCCAGAACCTTTGCTAAAAGGGCATCAAGCTTGCCACTATTCATCAAAGAAGGAAAAACGTCACCATGACCTGGGGGGTTCCTGTACATGTGAACACTGCATTAGCTGCAAAACCAACAAATAAAAGGGAGTACAAGAACAGGACCAGATGATCAGAACCAATGTGCAATCTGCTCCAGTTGAAAAGCAGTATGAAGAATTAAGAATTTGATAATCTTAGCCTATATTTGAAATGGATTGTTCTATGAAGAATGATTTATGTCAAAGAAAATCCAAATGAATCAGCATTTGCAGTTTTGCACTCTCGTTCTTGTAAAAGAAAACACAGTAGTATAATTGGCCACAAAGACAACACGAGTTcagtttgtttttttttaattctagcaACTACAAGAACAAGTGTAGATACAGCTCAAAGAGAGGAAAACTTCATCATCAGTTACAGGTTTAACTAAAGTAACCAGAAAAGAGCATGCAAATTTATAACTTAAGGAAGTACAACATAGATTAACTGAATCATCACTGAAAAGATGATGATTAAGATGCAGATTTGTCGTTATAATTCAGTACAACACCcccaaaagaatttttttgtaaATGTTTTAAATGGTGAGTTGATTCAAATTTTTAATCATAACCACAAAGTCCACACAGTAAACAGTTAAAATACCATCCATCTTTGCCAGCATTGCCTTTGCAAGGAAGTGGAGCAAAGTCTTCAATAACCAGACGAGGATACTGGCTCTACAAAAATTCAAAGATGAAAGAATAAGCAAACCtattcaaatccaaatatttGGGTGAAAAAACAAGCTAGCCAATGCTTGATAACATTGATGTTAAGGCCCACTAACCTGATTGAATGTGTGAATCTCAATGTTTGAGTTTGAATATTTTTCTACAATCTACATAGAGAATGCAGAGGTAAAATCAGCAgttgaatcaaattcaaacacTGGAGGAAAATCACGGATTACTATGCATCACACTGATATTATTTCACCTTTGATGTATCATCATGTGTGTTGAATGAATTCATCAAGAGCAGAGGAACAGTGCATCCATACTTGGTATTGAGAGCCTACATACATCATCCATTGGTTGGTGAACATATACGAAACATCATGGtgaattaaattaatcaataaaataatagataCCTCAATTTGTTTGACAATCAAGTCGAGGAATGTCAAACCATTGCGAACTTCAATAACTGATCTGCACGTAAGAAATACAAACTTAAGATTCTTAGAAGATACAAAGATTGATAAATAACCCAGCTAAAACTTCCATTATCCAATGAGAATGTCATTACAGAATGTGGTCAAAATTGAAAATAACTCTGACGTACTGAATAAGAGGTTCTTAACATTTCTAGACAAACTTCTCAAGAatccaatcatcatcatatacaccACAAAGGTAAAATGTAAACTACTTGATCAGAGACATATCTAACGGTGGATACCTTCAGAGCATTGAAGGGAGGTAGTACCTCGGCTGCCAACAAAAGTAAATCTAATCTACTTATAAATTAATCATCATATTTATCCTAAGAGTCCTATCTATTTCTTGAAAATGTGTCACGGGCAGAAAAGTGGCATAGTATTGATCTTTCAGTATTATAAGTCTGCCAAATTCTATCTGGTTGCAGGCAGCATTTGAACTGTTTCACATCCAAATGATGCAAGCAGCGGTAGGAAATGTCATCAAATCAACCAAATTAGTAGTTGCTATTCACGTTTAATGACTCAAAGCATTGAAAAACTATCAAACACAGAGTAGAAAATGAAACCAATAACCAAGTTTTATCACTTTATATCCTTCACTGAAGGCAAAAGTAATAGTctagaaggaaagaaaaaaaaaaaactgaaagcaGGGTATCATGTGaaggtaaaataaaatattactccTAAACAAGATTCAGAACACCATTCAGAAAGTTTCTTGGAACCTTACTGATGAATCAGTAAAATAATGTTTCTAAGAAAAAGATAGAAGATTCAGCACACTATTCTGGATCCAAGAACATTGTTCACTCTTTAGTGACATGTAATAGAACAGAAAGAAACTTGGAACAATATGAGCTGACAAACATGAGCTTACGTTCACTAGAGAAAACAAAAGTATAAGCAACATATGTATGGCATAACCctgttaaacataatctttagaCAAAATAACAGCTACATTTGTAGCAAATACGTACTTTGGACCGGTGCACCCCATTGTCGTTCCCAAGCCTCCATTGAGCTTCAGGACAACAAGTTTATCTAAGAGCTTCTTCGTTTCCGCGGGATCTGCATAATCAAGATAGTGAAGCTTCTTCAGAAACAGTTCTAATTGGATctgattttcttaagaaaatcatcCTCATACCAAAGGCAGATCTAGCTCCTCAGTACAGATTCAACTAGACTCATTGTGTTAGGCTCTTACCatgtatacaaatataaaaatagttttaGAAATGCTCGCACGCACACATGCACATGCACAAacaaataaatatcaatttatataCACATCCGCCACTAGTTCACACTCCTCAATAGAGTAGCAAATTAATTCAAGAAAAGCAATTTGGCAAAATCATATTACCTTCGGAGAGAGGTGCTAAGTTGTCATAAGGCACCACCACATCATCAGTTGGCGTCTGGATCTTACTCCACTCGACATGTTGTGCCTCACCACTACAATTCAAATGTCACAATAGATCATGAGTGATCTTCTCTTGTTTAAGTTTCGCTTGCTAAAAACTACCCTTGTCCATCAAAACTTATACGATATTCGAGATAATCAAAATCAATAGACACTAATACATTACTACCTTAAATCACCTAACACTATCACAAATCTACTTAAGAAATTGAGCATTAGATTAACCACATTCTAAAGCTCAGTAAATTAAAATGAGTAGTACTATAATAATCAGTAATCAGAGAATTTACTCAAATTGTACCTTAGATAGCGAGTGACAAGGTTAAGAAATCCAGATTTCTCATTATCACTGCAAAAGAGCAAAAACAAATATCAGGTCCGGATCAGAACGAACAATTCAAAAGCAAATGACGCTATAATGCAGCAAGCAAAATCTAGCAATACCGTATTAAATGAGTAAAGGATCCAGAAATGGAGAAACTGAGATACATGAAAAATGATGCAATCATGCAGAGCACGAAAacagaaaatcaaaaaaattcagcTCAATCCGGATCAAAAAATGAACAAGACAGCGATAAATCAAGACAAAATAGTAAATGCAAACTGCAATGCTGCTATCATGTATCAATTTCCTGAAAATGATAATGTCAAATCTAAGCAAAACTGCgtaaaattcaccaaaaataaaaaaatgcttgATTTGACTAAGGCTAGCAACAGCAAAACTACACATATCCACACACAACACGTAATAAATCCAGATTTCTCATAATAATaactgaaaatataaaaaaataaaaataaatgaacgaGACGGCGATAAATCGAGACTAAATAGAAAATGCAAATTGCAATGCTGCTATTGTATAGCAAAACTACgtaaaattcaccaaaaaaaaaatatagtaattaaaaaaattgccTGATTTGATTAAGAGTTGCAACAGCAGATTTGAGATTTTCGAGTTTTGCGGAATCATCAGGAGACATGGTAGAAGAAAATTTGAGTGGTTAAGTATTATGATGAAGAGAAAAGTGTGTGTGAGAGATGGGGGTGAAGAAGTGAAGAGTGGAGGAGTATTTATAGAGTGAGAGGAATGTGAATTAGTGGTAGGTAAAAAATGTGGAAATATgtgtttaggaaaaaaaaaaaaaaaaagtagtataaAATTTTGTGGTGAAAATTGTTATTTTGACTTGTTTCGAGGAGACACTTGTAATGAGTTTGTTAGTAGAGAGTCCGAAGAGAAATTTTGAATTGTCATATACTCGTATTGGGATTTGATTATTTAGATTAAAATGGatcttgttattgttattttgacTTGTTTTGAGGAGACACTTGCAATAGGTTTGTTATTGAAGATTCTCGGAAGAGAAAATATGAATTGTTATATACTTATATTGAGTTTCGATTATTC is from Capsicum annuum cultivar UCD-10X-F1 chromosome 5, UCD10Xv1.1, whole genome shotgun sequence and encodes:
- the LOC107853722 gene encoding UTP--glucose-1-phosphate uridylyltransferase is translated as MSPDDSAKLENLKSAVATLNQISDNEKSGFLNLVTRYLSGEAQHVEWSKIQTPTDDVVVPYDNLAPLSEDPAETKKLLDKLVVLKLNGGLGTTMGCTGPKSVIEVRNGLTFLDLIVKQIEALNTKYGCTVPLLLMNSFNTHDDTSKIVEKYSNSNIEIHTFNQSQYPRLVIEDFAPLPCKGNAGKDGWNPPGHGDVFPSLMNSGKLDALLAKGKEYVFVANSDNLGAVVDLKILNHLVQNNNEYCMEVTPKTLADVKGGTLISYDGKVQLLEIAQVPDQHVNEFKSIEKFKIFNTNNLWVNLKAVKRLVEADALKMEIIPNPKEVDGTKVLQLETAAGAAIRFFDRAIGANVPRSRFLPVKASSDLLLVQSDLYTLTDDGYVIRNPARANPSNPSIELGPEFKKVASFLSRFNSIPSIIELDSLKVTGDVYFGAGITLKGNVTINAKSGEKLEIPDGAVIANKDVNGPADI